The nucleotide window TGATCTCACCGATACCAACGCAGTTCAAGAGGGCGAGCATGCCATTAAAATAACAGATGAACTGGTAGAGACAGAGTGGTCTGCATCCGATGCGGGAACGGGCGTGCCGAATGCAGTGGATGACATTCAGAGTGGAGAAGAAGTGCCGAATGATACAACGCCGGGAACAGATAGTCCAACTCCCGAGGGGCAGGACGCACAACCAATCAAACCACCGCCTCCGCCACCGAAGCCGTACAAGCTGCCTTCATTCCGTCTCCTTGCCAAGCCGAACAACGGGAGCAAGGCGGGTGACCAGAAGGATTACATGCAGACAGCGCGCAAACTGGAAGCCACACTGGAAAGTTTCGGTGTTCGCGCCAAAGTACTTGAAGTGGTTCGGGGCCCTGCGGTTACAAGGTATGAGATTCAGCCCGATATTGGTGTCAAAGTCAGCAGGATTGTCAGTCTAACGGATGATATCGCGTTGGCTCTGGCGGCAAAAGATATCCGGATGGAAGCGCCGATTCCCGGGAAGTCCGCTATAGGTATCGAGGTACCTAATGGCGAGGTGTCGGTTGTAACGATGCGTGAAGTAATGGAGACAGCAACGTTCCAGGATGCAGAATCCAAAGTGACCATTGCATTTGGCCGAGATATCTCCGGACAGACGATCATTGGTAACTTGGCTCGTATGCCCCATTTGCTGGTCGCAGGTGCTACAGGTTCCGGTAAGTCGGTATGTATCAACGGAATTATTACCAGCATATTGTACAAAGCGAAGCCGGATGAAGTGAAGTTCTTGATGGTCGATCCCAAGATGGTTGAGTTGAACGTATATAACGGAATTCCTCATCTGATGGCACCGGTAGTAACAGATCCCAAACGAGCATCACTTGCGCTCAAAAAGATCGTGGTTGAGATGGAGAAAAGATATGAACTATTCTCCAAATCCGGTACGCGGAACGTTGAAGGCTACAACAATCTGATGAAAGATAATCCTGCGGCTGTTCTACCGTATATCGTTGTTATTGTGGACGAGCTTGCAGATCTCATGATGGTTGCAGCCGGAGATGTGGAAGATGCGATTGCGCGGCTTGCCCAGATGGCTCGTGCAGCCGGCATCCACTTGATTATTGCCACACAACGTCCTTCCGTTGACGTTATTACCGGGGTAATCAAGGCTAACATTCCTTCCCGGATTGCCTTCGGCGTATCCTCCCAAGTCGATTCCCGAACGATTCTGGATATGGGTGGGGCTGAGAAACTGTTGGGCCGTGGAGACATGTTGTTCATGCCAATGGGCGCATCAAAACCGGTTCGTGTACAAGGTGCATTTATGAGCGATGAAGAAGTCGAGAATATTGTAAACTACGTACGTGGTCAAGGTGAGGCGCAGTATGATGAGTCCCTTGTACCTGAGGTGGACGACTCTATCCAGGCTGAAGATGAAGTACAGGACGAGTTATACGAAAAGGCAGTACAGATTATTCTGGAGGCCAAGCAAGCGTCTGTTTCTCTGCTACAACGTCGAATGCGAGTAGGATACACCCGTGCCGCACGTTTAATTGACTCGATGGAAGCTCGGGGTGTAATCGGTCCTTACGAGGGTAGCAAACCAAGGGAAGTACTGGTTTCACTTGAACAGTATCAGCAGAATAAAATAAGCTCGTAGTGTAACATGTAACATGGTTACAACGAATCGTTTAAGCCCTCAACCTTATTGGTTGAGGGCTTTTTGCTTACCCATCGGACTGAAGTTTTGCCATCTACTCCAAAGATCGGATGTTTTGGTGCATAGGAAGCAAGCAGGCTTGTCATAATAACATTAGCGATTCTGTTAATCCCACAAGAGAAAGGTAGAGCACAGTCGATGCGAAAAATGAATCTATGGCTTTTCACTGCTATTTTGCTGATATCCGCATTGGGAATTCGTTATTTGCTTCCTGGGAATACAGCAACTGAAAGTTCAACCGAACATACACCACAGGTAGAAGAAAAGGCCTTGCCTACGTTTAGCAGCAGTACAGTGAAATATGGAAGTTACGGTCAGGATGTATATGAGCTTCAGGGGCGTCTGAAGTACCTGGGGTTTTACAATGGTAAAATCGACAGTAATTTTGGCAGCAGCACGCTGAAATCCGTTAAATGGTTTCAATCCGAGTTTGGCATGAAGGCAGATGGTGTGGTTGGATCGGAAACCAAGCTCAAGCTGTACAATGCTTCAACCAAATGGTCTCCAACAGAACCGCCACTTCATAAGGAATCCTCAGGTGGGGGTGGGGGTGGGGGCAGCAGCAACAACACAGCAGACAAAGAGCAGGATAATATGGGGTCTGCTAATGCACTTGGTCTCTCGGAGAATGAACTCAAAATTATGGCTAACGCAGTCTATGGTGAGGCCCGGGGGGAACCGTTCGAAGGTCAAGTTGCAGTAGCAGCAGTAATTCTGAATCGCGTAAATTCACCAAGTTTTCCAAGTACGCCCTCTGGCGTAATCTTTCAGCCAGGTGCATTTACGGCTGTAGCGGACGGACAGATATACCTGGAACCGAACGCACAAGCCAAAAAGGCAGTTGAACAAGCATTGAATGGCTGGGACCCGTCGGGCGGATGCCTCTATTATTTTAATCCGAAGACAGCAACATCCAAATGGATTTGGACCCGTCCACAGGTGAAAACAATCGGTCAGCATATTTTTTGTATGTGATGATGTTGGAAGCAACCAGAAGGCGTGACTTCGGTTGCTTCTTGCCTTTTGATTGGGTTAAAATGGTTGTTACGTTTAAGCTTGAACATAAGTACACGATAAATGACGCCGTAAAGGGGTTTTGACATTTGAATACATCAGGATTCGAACGAGGCAGCAAGAGAGAGTTTCGTATACATGTGCTTCCGACCAAACGTTTCAAAACGTTCGCTATATCGCTATATGCAGGAGTTCCTTTACGGGAAGATACGGTAACCAAAGTAGCGCTGACACCATTTGTTCTGCGGCGCGGCACGGAGTCCTATCCGGAAACAACGCAATTTCGTGAACAACTGGAACATCTGTATGGAGCCGGTTTTGGTTTTGACGTGTATAAACGCGGGGATTACCAGATTGTACAGTTCCGTATGGATACCATTAATGATTCCTTCGTTGGAGGGGATGAGCAGCTGCTGGATCGTTCATTTGCCTTCCTTGGAGAGGTTCTTACCCGACCTGCACAGGAAAATGGACATTTCAGGACGTCTTATGTACAAGCAGAGCGAGAGACGGTTCGGAAAAAGCTGGAGTCGATCGTGAATGATAAAATGCGCTATGCCGCTGAACGCAGTATTGAGGAAATGTGCAAGAACGAGCCGTATCGTCTTCACCCACTGGGAGAGCGCAAGGATCTGCCTGGGATTGAGCCTGACACACTGACTGCATCTTATCAAGAGTGGTTACAGCAGGCGAGTATGGATCTGTATGTGGTGGGTGATACGACACTGGAGGAGGTTGAGAACCTCGTTCAGCGTCATTTCAATGTGGATCGAACATCTTCTTCTGATTACCAGACACAGGCAGCGGTTCGAGGAGACAAGGAAGTAGAGACTGTAGTTGAGCGACTGAATGTGGGTCAGGGAAAACTTAATATGGGACTTCGCACATCGATCACCTATGGAGATCCTCAGTATGCAGCAGCACTAATGTACAACGGGATTCTCGGCGGGTATCCGCATTCCAAGCTGTTTGTGAATGTACGTGAAAAAGAAAGCCTGGCGTATTACGCGTCTTCGCGCTATGACGGACATAAGGGCATTGCGACGATTCAATCCGGGATTGAAATCCCCAACTATGAGAAGGCTGTCACCATCATCAAACAACAGCTGGAAGAAATGAAAAGTGGAACCATCAGTGATCTGGAAATGTCCCAAACCAAAGCGATGATTCGTAACCTGCTTAAGGAAATGCAGGATTCTGCCTTTGAAATGATCGCTTATGATTTCAATCGGCAGTTGTCTGGCAAAGAGAGAACAGCTGAAGAATTGTTGGCTCAGGTAGAACACATTAGCAAGGAAGATGTTCGTGAGGCGGCAGAACAATTCCGTCTGGATACGATTTATTTCTTGCGGGACGAGAAGGAGGAATAATCGGTGGAGAGCATTCGGTATGAGCATTTGCAGGAGACACTATATTACGAAGTGATGGATAACGGACTGCATGTCTATATTTTGCCTAAACCGGGATTCCAGAAAACGTATGCAACGTTTGCAACCAAGTATGGATCGGTGGATAATCATTTTCAGGTTGAAGGGCAGGAAGAAGTGAAGGTCCCGGATGGGATTGCGCATTTTCTGGAGCATAAAATGTTCGAAGAACCAACGGGCGATATTTTTGCGACGTTTGCGTCTCATGGTGCCTCAGCTAACGCCTTTACAAGCTTTGATCAGACGGTTTATTTGTTTTCAGCGACCGAATATGTGAATGAAAATATACAAACATTAGTCGACTTTGTGCAAAATCCTTACTTCACGGATCAAAATGTGGAAAAGGAAAAAGGCATTATTGGACAGGAAATTAACATGTACGCAGATAATCCGGATTGGCGTGTTTATTTTGGACTGATCGAAGCCATGTATCAGAAACATCCGGTGCATATCGATATCGCAGGAACGGTGGAATCCATCAGTACGATCACGAAGGAAACGCTGTATTCCTGCTATAATTCCTTTTATCACCCGAGCAATATGCTCTTGTTCGTGGTGGGTGGTGTAGACCCCCAGCAAGTCATTGATATGGTTCGTTCGAACCAGGAACAGAAGGATTATAAGCCACAGGGGAGTATTCAACGCTTCTTTGAACAGGAGCCTGAGCACGTAGGAGAAGCTAGAAGGGAAGCGAAACTGGCGGTTTCCCTGCCCAAATGTTTATTTGGATTTAAAGAGACGGACGTTGGACTCACTGGAGAAAAACTGTTACGGCGAGATACGACAACGCAGTTGATGATGGATCTTCTGTTCGGCTCAAGCACGCGGCTATTTCAAAAGCTCTACGATGAAGACCTGATCTCGGACAGCTTTGGACATGAGTATAACAGTTCGCCGCAATACGCGTTTTCAGCCATTGGTGGTGATACGAAAGACCCGGATCAACTGCTCGCGCGCGTACGTGAAGAAGTGGATGCTATTGTGCAAAAAGGGTTTGATTCTACGGATTTCGAACGTTCACGTAAAAAGAAAATAGGCGGATATTTGCGTATGCTCAATTCTCCGGAGAACATTGCACATGAATTTACACGTCAGCAATTCCGTGGCGGTGATTTCTTCAATATGCTTCCGCTCTACGAATCGATTACACTGGAAGATGTGAATCTCAGACTGAGAGAGCATATTCGTTGGGATCAACTGGCTGTATCGCTAGTCGTGAGTCCTTGATATGGAGAGGGGAACAGGACAATTGAAGGCAATCGGGGAAATGACTGTACTGGTTACTGGAGCAAGCGGTGGCATCGGAGCGGCTATCGCAGAACGTTTCGCCAGAGTCGGGATGAATGTTGTAATACACTATATGAAATCGCATGAAGCAGCAAATGAAGCGGCCCGACGATGCATGGAACAGGGCAGTGGCAAGATCATGACCGTGTCTGCGGATCTTCGCAGCCGGGAACAGATTGAACGTATGCGTGAGAAGCTGGAGTCACACAATCTCATGCCAGATATCCTTGTAAACAACGCAGGAATCTCGCACTATGGAATGTTGTCTGATGTTACAGAGGAGATCTGGGACGAAGTGATGGCGATTAACCTGAAAGGTACGTTTATGTGTACACAGGAAATGATGCCTCACATGATCTCCCAAAGGTATGGCCGAATCATTAATGTGTCGTCGATCTGGGGCCTGTCTGGTGCCTCTTGTGAGGTGTTGTATTCCACAACAAAGGGCGGGGTAAATGCATTCACCAAGGCCCTTGCTAAAGAACTGGCACCTTCTGGAGTAACGGTGAATGCTGTGGCTCCTGGCGCAGTTCAGACATCCATGTTGAACCATCTGGATCAAAGTGAACTGAAGATGCTGGAAGAGGAAATCCCGGCGGGAAGACTTGCACAACCTGATGAAATCTCATCACTGGTTTATTTTCTGGCCCTCCCTGAATCGGGTTATATCAATGGCCAGATCATCAGTCCAAATGGTGGATGGTTAACGTAAAACAGCAAGAAAACTTGACTGGTTGTGAACGAAACAGGTGAAGGTTGCTTGAGAAGCGACCCTCTTCCGGATTATTTTCAAAATGCTCGTATATAAAATGTCTCGAAAGCACATATTACAACTGTTGATTTTAAATCTCATGCGACAGCTAAGGAGGATTTATCATGTCAACAGAAAAAACAGTGCTCTCCAGTTTTGACACATGGAAGAAGTTCCTGGGTGACCGCGTACTGCAAGCGGAGAAGATGGGGATGAGTGAAGATACCATTAACAAACTTGCGTATGAAATCGGTGACTTCCTCGATGAGAAAGTCGATCCGGCGAACCATTCCAACCGGGCATTGAAAGAATTATGGGATGTCGGCGATGCAGATGAGCGTCGTACGATTGCGTGCCTGATGGTCAAATTGGCCAAACAAAACGCATAAGATTTCAGATGAAGAGCTCCCGCAAGGGGGCTTTTCTCTAATGATTACAAACGGATTACAGAGCTGTTCTTGTAATTCATTTTCATTTTATATATCATTAACGTGACCCATTTTTAGAAGATGTCTCAGATTGTTGTCCAGTGGACACGTTCTGTTGCTGTCGAATAATGTGGAATAATGCATTACGGGGTGTTGAAATGGAATCTAAACAATGGTACATGGAATATAAAATACATAAGAACAGACCCGGTTTGTTAGGCGATATTGCCTCTATGCTGGGGATGCTTGAAGTGAATATATTGACCATTAACGGTGTTGAAGGCAAAACTCGAGGCATGCTGCTTGAATCGGATGATGATGAAAAAATCCGTTTGCTTGGTGAAATGCTTGGCAAAGTAAACAGCATCACCGTATCGGCTTTGCGTCAACCTAAATTGGTGGATATTTTGGCCGTGCGTCATGGCAGATACATTGACCGTGACTCAGATGATCGCAAGACATTTCGTTTTACACGAGATGAACTTGGGTTACTTGTGGACTTTTTGGGTGAAGTATTTAAGAGGGAAGGCAATCAGGTCATCGGTTTGCGCGGAATGCCTCGTGTTGGCAAAACGGAGTCTATTATTGCGGGTAGCGTATGTGCAATGAAGCGATGGACGTTTGTTTCCTCCACACTTCTTCGTCAGACGATAAGGAGTCAAATGTCCGAAGACGAATTGAACCCGAACAATGTCTTCATCATTGACGGAATTGTAAGTACGATTCGTTCCAGTGAGCGGCATTACAACCTGTTGCAGGATATTATGTCCATGCCTAGCACCAAAGTTATTGAACATCCGGATATTTTTGTACAGGAATCCGAATATGATTTTAATGATTTTGATATTATTATTGAATTGCGTAACATTCCGAATGAAGAAATTATTTATGATACGTTTACGGCTAGCTACACCGACGAATTGTAAGGAACCGTACGGAATCATGGAATAGATTAGTAACAACTCAAGAGATAAACATAAGGAGGAGATGGCATGTCTGAACTGGGTCAGCAGTTAAGAGAGGCCCGGCTGCAAAAAGGGATGAGTCTTGACGATGTACAGGAAATGACAAAAATTCGCAAGAGGTATCTGGAGGCCATAGAAGCAGGAGACTACAAAGTGCTGCCGGGCAGCTTCTATGTGCGTGCATTCATTAAAACCTATGCGGAGACTGTGGGACTGAACCCTGATGAGCTGCTGGAGGGACATAAAAAAGACGTACCGGCAGAAGAGGCGGAAGCAACGATGGAACCGGTTATTCAGAAGCGTTCCAGCCGTCCGGTTGAACGTAGTAATCGATGGATGTCTGTCGCACTGATGTGGACCTTCCCGATTCTGATTGTCGTTTTATTGTATGCATACGTTGTGTTGAACAAGGATGATCCTGCAGATAATCCGGGGCTGGATTCGGTCAAAATTACTGACAGTCAGGAACAGCCTGAGGATAAACCGGATCAACCTGCCGACAACGGACAGGCGTCTAACCCTCCTGCGACGGATTCAGGCACTGAAGGTACTGGTGAAGGTGACGCTGGTGGTAACGGTGGCGGTACGGACACAGAAGGACAGACAGACGGTCAAACGGATGGAACTGAGGAAGAACCAGAACCACCTGTCGATAATTCATCTTCTACTGTAACGGTTGCAGAAGATGGGAAATCAGGAAATATTACGAACTTTAAAGTTAACGGAAGTGCAGGCCAGCCCGTAACGGTTACGATTAAAGCAACAGGCCATAGCTGGCTGGAAGTTTACAAAGGTGAAAACTCTAGCGGAGAGAAACTGGAGTATGGTAATACTGCCGAAGGCGACAGCTTTACCTTTGAGCTGGATAGTGCAGGCATGTACATTAAGTCCGGTTACGCTGCTGCGACCACGATTGAGGTGGGGGGGCAAGTTGTAACGGATGGCAAAGCGACCAATCGGATCCGTCTGCAGCTTGGTGAAGACAGTGGCAGTACTGCTTCATCCACAGGCGTTGAAAATGGATCAACGGACAGTACAGAAGGTACCACTGGTAGCGAATAACCGGGTCAACCGCAGGAGACAATAACGTTGTCTTAACTTGCA belongs to Paenibacillus sp. FSL H8-0079 and includes:
- a CDS encoding DNA translocase FtsK, yielding MARRKKRKKKGAGFSGVLKYEIYGIVLITLAVIALSGEATVGRSLSKMFGLMLGKFYFAIPLVGIYYGLMVMIHRKWPSGWTTRKTGLVLLVFALTLMSTVSAMHQKLIPVGALEPGAVITQVHNDMQTELLTPAAPGERDSMLNKDISGGYLGAGQFALFLWLFGSLGARLIMIVMFVISFMLITNLSYVDLIRIFRTKVWDAGSSMYKKLESRSSARSATAPDARKKGNTRKVVPVPVEDDEDEYEDELEEQHLPKRKAPIFFQLFGKWGADREQAKSGREIDQADSAETEQIVYRAEQDHRPDAWQDATEDVANKSASSHVPVQAKPNSAPIIRDFFEHVRAEDASIEDDLDDAYPFPDDLTDTNAVQEGEHAIKITDELVETEWSASDAGTGVPNAVDDIQSGEEVPNDTTPGTDSPTPEGQDAQPIKPPPPPPKPYKLPSFRLLAKPNNGSKAGDQKDYMQTARKLEATLESFGVRAKVLEVVRGPAVTRYEIQPDIGVKVSRIVSLTDDIALALAAKDIRMEAPIPGKSAIGIEVPNGEVSVVTMREVMETATFQDAESKVTIAFGRDISGQTIIGNLARMPHLLVAGATGSGKSVCINGIITSILYKAKPDEVKFLMVDPKMVELNVYNGIPHLMAPVVTDPKRASLALKKIVVEMEKRYELFSKSGTRNVEGYNNLMKDNPAAVLPYIVVIVDELADLMMVAAGDVEDAIARLAQMARAAGIHLIIATQRPSVDVITGVIKANIPSRIAFGVSSQVDSRTILDMGGAEKLLGRGDMLFMPMGASKPVRVQGAFMSDEEVENIVNYVRGQGEAQYDESLVPEVDDSIQAEDEVQDELYEKAVQIILEAKQASVSLLQRRMRVGYTRAARLIDSMEARGVIGPYEGSKPREVLVSLEQYQQNKISS
- the sleB gene encoding spore cortex-lytic enzyme; translation: MRKMNLWLFTAILLISALGIRYLLPGNTATESSTEHTPQVEEKALPTFSSSTVKYGSYGQDVYELQGRLKYLGFYNGKIDSNFGSSTLKSVKWFQSEFGMKADGVVGSETKLKLYNASTKWSPTEPPLHKESSGGGGGGGSSNNTADKEQDNMGSANALGLSENELKIMANAVYGEARGEPFEGQVAVAAVILNRVNSPSFPSTPSGVIFQPGAFTAVADGQIYLEPNAQAKKAVEQALNGWDPSGGCLYYFNPKTATSKWIWTRPQVKTIGQHIFCM
- a CDS encoding pitrilysin family protein — encoded protein: MNTSGFERGSKREFRIHVLPTKRFKTFAISLYAGVPLREDTVTKVALTPFVLRRGTESYPETTQFREQLEHLYGAGFGFDVYKRGDYQIVQFRMDTINDSFVGGDEQLLDRSFAFLGEVLTRPAQENGHFRTSYVQAERETVRKKLESIVNDKMRYAAERSIEEMCKNEPYRLHPLGERKDLPGIEPDTLTASYQEWLQQASMDLYVVGDTTLEEVENLVQRHFNVDRTSSSDYQTQAAVRGDKEVETVVERLNVGQGKLNMGLRTSITYGDPQYAAALMYNGILGGYPHSKLFVNVREKESLAYYASSRYDGHKGIATIQSGIEIPNYEKAVTIIKQQLEEMKSGTISDLEMSQTKAMIRNLLKEMQDSAFEMIAYDFNRQLSGKERTAEELLAQVEHISKEDVREAAEQFRLDTIYFLRDEKEE
- a CDS encoding pitrilysin family protein — protein: MESIRYEHLQETLYYEVMDNGLHVYILPKPGFQKTYATFATKYGSVDNHFQVEGQEEVKVPDGIAHFLEHKMFEEPTGDIFATFASHGASANAFTSFDQTVYLFSATEYVNENIQTLVDFVQNPYFTDQNVEKEKGIIGQEINMYADNPDWRVYFGLIEAMYQKHPVHIDIAGTVESISTITKETLYSCYNSFYHPSNMLLFVVGGVDPQQVIDMVRSNQEQKDYKPQGSIQRFFEQEPEHVGEARREAKLAVSLPKCLFGFKETDVGLTGEKLLRRDTTTQLMMDLLFGSSTRLFQKLYDEDLISDSFGHEYNSSPQYAFSAIGGDTKDPDQLLARVREEVDAIVQKGFDSTDFERSRKKKIGGYLRMLNSPENIAHEFTRQQFRGGDFFNMLPLYESITLEDVNLRLREHIRWDQLAVSLVVSP
- the fabG gene encoding 3-oxoacyl-ACP reductase FabG, with protein sequence MERGTGQLKAIGEMTVLVTGASGGIGAAIAERFARVGMNVVIHYMKSHEAANEAARRCMEQGSGKIMTVSADLRSREQIERMREKLESHNLMPDILVNNAGISHYGMLSDVTEEIWDEVMAINLKGTFMCTQEMMPHMISQRYGRIINVSSIWGLSGASCEVLYSTTKGGVNAFTKALAKELAPSGVTVNAVAPGAVQTSMLNHLDQSELKMLEEEIPAGRLAQPDEISSLVYFLALPESGYINGQIISPNGGWLT
- a CDS encoding DUF3243 domain-containing protein; this encodes MSTEKTVLSSFDTWKKFLGDRVLQAEKMGMSEDTINKLAYEIGDFLDEKVDPANHSNRALKELWDVGDADERRTIACLMVKLAKQNA
- a CDS encoding DUF3388 domain-containing protein; translation: MESKQWYMEYKIHKNRPGLLGDIASMLGMLEVNILTINGVEGKTRGMLLESDDDEKIRLLGEMLGKVNSITVSALRQPKLVDILAVRHGRYIDRDSDDRKTFRFTRDELGLLVDFLGEVFKREGNQVIGLRGMPRVGKTESIIAGSVCAMKRWTFVSSTLLRQTIRSQMSEDELNPNNVFIIDGIVSTIRSSERHYNLLQDIMSMPSTKVIEHPDIFVQESEYDFNDFDIIIELRNIPNEEIIYDTFTASYTDEL
- a CDS encoding RodZ family helix-turn-helix domain-containing protein, translating into MSELGQQLREARLQKGMSLDDVQEMTKIRKRYLEAIEAGDYKVLPGSFYVRAFIKTYAETVGLNPDELLEGHKKDVPAEEAEATMEPVIQKRSSRPVERSNRWMSVALMWTFPILIVVLLYAYVVLNKDDPADNPGLDSVKITDSQEQPEDKPDQPADNGQASNPPATDSGTEGTGEGDAGGNGGGTDTEGQTDGQTDGTEEEPEPPVDNSSSTVTVAEDGKSGNITNFKVNGSAGQPVTVTIKATGHSWLEVYKGENSSGEKLEYGNTAEGDSFTFELDSAGMYIKSGYAAATTIEVGGQVVTDGKATNRIRLQLGEDSGSTASSTGVENGSTDSTEGTTGSE